One Bufo gargarizans isolate SCDJY-AF-19 chromosome 3, ASM1485885v1, whole genome shotgun sequence DNA segment encodes these proteins:
- the LOC122930969 gene encoding toll-like receptor 8, translated as MFSMRVNLPSVLIICYSLGTCTANLDIKTHPCTIKEKNISVVIDCKACHLKTVPSPINYTANSAELLLSKNHIHTVHKTAFHKWPNLTKVDLSFNAYQHRGEMAASVLTIDNEAFVKQTKLEALFIVSNNLHTIPSGLPISLHTLDLGNNNILSISRKSFSEIKRLKILYLDHNCYYGNNCSEEVNIQEGAFLLLQNLTTLSLSSNNLKRVPLGLPPSLRALYLKNNNITSIGKEDFMDLTNLKILDLSGNCPRCFNAAFYCKPCPGQSSLDIHPNAFQYLKKLVSLNLGNSSLKSVPRMWFQNLTQLKVLNLENNYLVTEMASGDFLLSLSSLQKLDLSFNYEIRTYFRNLNLSENFSKLISLQELHVQGYVFQIITNTTFAPLQKIKTLNVINFGTNFIRQVNLDVFHNFHNLTMIYLSENRITPFIVRPRQEENFGKIPKVYRSSIHDDAAHNTVDNPVDYHLENDRWSDQIIKPICLTYGKTLDLSYNLMFFIAAEEFSLLSDIVCLNLSHNSIDQDLNGTEFVHMPNLTYLDLSYNKLDFDSSTAFKELPRLQVLDLSYNAKYFMVEGVTHNLNFIGNIPSLKVLNISWNKISTLTEYHINESGVEELRFSGNLLNIMWAKWNPRYEDIFKNFTSLKILDISFNDLEQLSNKILLNLPQSLTKLYLCKNKLELWHWKTLKHLKNLKLLDLSHNRIKVIESNMYKYTSSLQKLSLQNNVISQLLPSFLYKATSLTKLDLSSNHIQTINKLVFLWGNDNFLKVLWLEGNPFDCTCEITDFVQWIMKNNVTIPRLATDVTCATPNNWKKRGIITFDIQTCNVDMIAMLLFLTSSLVIIPLTALPVVKHLFYWDVWYIYHWCKARLKRFKVHSSGSVYDAFITYDETDPAVTDWVYNELCHQIENKGKKSILLCLEERDWEPGKAVIDNIAQSINQSKKTLFVLTKKYVRSGKFRTAFYLAMQKLMDENMDVIVIVLLQPVLQNSQYLRLRKEICASSILEWPTNPHAEYFFWQKMKNVLLTENSSRYNNLYTNSVTTWQHG; from the coding sequence ATGTTCAGCATGAGGGTTAATCTGCCATCTGTTCTAATAATCTGCTATTCTCTTGGAACTTGTACAGCAAATCTGGATATCAAAACTCACCCATGTACaattaaggaaaaaaatatatcagtGGTTATTGATTGTAAGGCATGCCACTTAAAAACTGTTCCTTCACCGATCAACTACACAGCTAACTCTGCAGAGTTGCTGTTGTCCAAAAatcatatacatacagtacataaaacTGCATTCCATAAATGGCCTAATTTAACAAAAGTGGATTTAAGTTTTAATGCCTATCAACACCGCGGAGAAATGGCTGCAAGCGTTCTAACTATAGACAATGAAGCATTTGTCAAACAAACCAAACTTGAGGCGTTGTTCATCGTTAGCAATAATTTGCATACAATACCAAGTGGACTGCCCATTTCATTACATACTCTAGATTTAGGGAATAATAATATTTTATCAATCAGCAGAAAAAGTTTCTCTGAAATAAAACGCCTGAAGATACTGTATCTGGATCACAACTGTTACTATGGCAATAACTGTTCAGAAGAAGTGAATATTCAAGAAGGAGCATTTTTACTGTTACAAAATTTGACCACCTTGTCTCTATCATCTAATAACTTAAAGAGAGTTCCTCTGGGGCTACCTCCATCCTTAAGAGCACTTTATTTGAAGAACAATAATATAACCTCCATTGGAAAAGAAGACTTTATGGATCTAACTAACTTAAAAATACTTGATTTGAGTGGTAATTGTCCAAGATGCTTTAATGCTGCATTTTATTGCAAACCTTGTCCCGGACAGTCTTCACTAGACATACATCCCAATGCTTTTCAGTACCTTAAGAAACTGGTGAGTCTTAACCTTGGCAATTCTTCTCTTAAATCAGTTCCAAGAATGTGGTTTCAAAACCTAACACAACTGAAAGTTTTGAACTTAGAGAACAATTATCTGGTAACAGAAATGGCATCAGGTGATTTTTTACTTAGTTTATCTTCCCTTCAAAAACTTGATTTGTCTTTTAATTACGAGATAAGAACCTATTTCCGTAATTTGAATCTTTCagagaatttttccaaattaatATCTCTCCAAGAACTGCATGTGCAAGGTTATGTTTTTCAAATAATTACAAACACAACTTTTGCTCCATTACAGAAGATAAAAACATTGAATGTTATAAACTTTGGAACAAACTTCATTAGGCAAGTTAATTTAGATGTCTTTCATAATTTTCATAATTTAACAATGATATATTTATCTGAAAACAGAATTACTCCATTTATTGTAAGACCAAGGCAAGaagaaaattttggaaaaattcccAAAGTTTATAGAAGCTCCATCCATGATGATGCCGCACACAATACAGTAGATAATCCAGTTGATTACCATTTAGAAAATGATAGATGGTCTGATCAAATTATTAAACCCATATGTCTAACATATGGAAAAACTTTAGATCTTAGTTACAATCTCATGTTCTTTATTGCTGCAGAAGAATTTAGTTTGTTATCAGACATAGTATGTTTGAATTTGTCCCATAATAGCATTGATCAAGATTTAAATGGGACAGAATTTGTTCACATGCCAAATCTAACATACTTGGACTTGTCATATAATAAATTAGATTTTGATTCCTCCACAGCTTTTAAGGAACTGCCAAGACTACAAGTGTTAGACCTAAGTTACAATGCAAAGTACTTTATGGTTGAAGGTGTAACTCATAATTTGAATTTTATTGGTAATATCCCCAGTCTAAAAGTGTTAAATATAAGTTGGAATAAAATTTCAACTCTAACTGAATATCATATTAACGAAAGTGGAGTAGAGGAATTGAGGTTTTCAGGAAACCTTTTAAATATCATGTGGGCAAAATGGAACCCACGCTATGAGGATATTTTTAAGAATTTTACTAGTCTAAAAATACTAGATATATCGTTCAATGATCTTGAACAACTTTCTAACAAAATTCTTCTTAATTTACCTCAAAGTCTAACAAAGCTCTACCTATGCAAAAACAAATTAGAGTTATGGCATTGGAAAACACTGAAACACTTGAAAAATCTGAAATTGCTTGATCTTAGCCATAACAGAATAAAAGTGATAGAGTCTAATATGTACAAGTACACATCATCCTTGCAAAAACTTTCACTGCAGAATAATGTGATTTCCCAATTGTTACCTTCTTTTCTTTATAAAGCTACAAGCCTAACAAAACTTGATTTGAGCTCCAACCATATCCAGACAATAAACAAATTAGTGTTTTTGTGGGGAAATGATAACTTTTTAAAAGTTCTGTGGTTGGAAGGAAACCCATTTGATTGTACATGTGAAATCACTGACTTTGTGCAATGGATCATGAAAAACAATGTTACCATTCCACGGCTAGCCACTGATGTTACTTGTGCCACACCTAATAACTGGAAGAAGAGAGGGATTATAACTTTTGACATACAGACCTGTAATGTGGACATGATAGCAATGCTGCTGTTTCTAACATCATCACTGGTAATTATTCCACTAACCGCATTACCAGTTGTGAAACATTTGTTTTATTGGGATGTGTGGTATATATACCACTGGTGCAAGGCAAGACTCAAACGCTTCAAAGTTCATTCTTCAGGAAGCGTGTATGATGCTTTCATCACATATGACGAGACAGATCCAGCTGTTACTGACTGGGTTTATAATGAATTGTGTCATCAGATTGAGAACAAGGGGAAAAAAAGCATACTTCTCTGCCTAGAAGAAAGAGACTGGGAGCCAGGAAAAGCTGTCATAGACAATATTGCACAAAGTATTAACCAAAGTAAAAAGACATTATTTGTTCTCACAAAAAAATACGTAAGAAGCGGAAAGTTCCGGACAGCTTTCTACCTGGCCATGCAAAAGCTGATGGATGAGAATATGGACGTTATTGTCATTGTACTGTTACAGCCTGTTCTACAAAATTCCCAGTACCTGAGACTCAGGAAGGAAATCTGTGCAAGCTCAATTTTAGAGTGGCCCACAAATCCAcatgcagaatattttttttggcaaaaaatgaaaaatgttttattgACAGAAAACAGTAGTAGGTACAATAATTTATATACCAATTCTGTCACAACTTGGCAACATGGATAA